From Caballeronia insecticola, a single genomic window includes:
- a CDS encoding DMT family transporter, with amino-acid sequence MTTESPDRRLLPLADLLLFAVAMVWGSSYGIVKSALAFYPVLALLALRFGITFCLLAVNLRHLRRASKRTLLGVLTLGLFLLSIFLAETFGVLHTRAANAAFLISLCVVLTPLAEWALLRRRPGAAEWLAVGVSFAGAWLLAGNGALSFDFNLGDGLILAAAVLRALAVCVTKRVLRAAPLPALTVTAVQAGVVASGSAALALVFAPSQWQPLPALAGHGMFWGSMLYLVFACTLFAFFAQNYAIGRSSPTRVSLLMGSEPAFGALFASVWLGEHVSTAGWIGGGMIVAASLMASVPWRSVFASRSGGAAGEGVL; translated from the coding sequence ATGACAACCGAATCGCCCGACCGCCGTCTGCTTCCTCTCGCCGATCTGCTGCTTTTTGCCGTGGCGATGGTCTGGGGCAGCAGCTATGGCATCGTCAAGAGCGCGCTGGCGTTCTATCCCGTGCTGGCGCTGCTTGCGCTGCGCTTCGGCATCACCTTCTGCCTGCTGGCCGTGAACCTGCGGCATCTGCGGCGCGCGAGCAAACGCACGCTGCTCGGCGTGCTGACGCTCGGCCTGTTCCTGCTCTCGATCTTTCTCGCCGAAACCTTCGGCGTCTTGCACACGCGCGCCGCGAACGCCGCGTTTCTCATTAGCCTCTGCGTGGTGCTGACGCCGCTCGCCGAATGGGCGCTCCTGCGACGGCGGCCCGGCGCGGCCGAGTGGCTCGCGGTGGGCGTGTCGTTCGCGGGCGCGTGGCTGCTGGCGGGCAACGGCGCGCTTTCGTTCGACTTCAATCTCGGCGATGGCCTGATCCTCGCCGCCGCCGTGCTGCGCGCGCTCGCGGTCTGCGTGACCAAGCGCGTGCTGCGCGCCGCGCCCCTGCCCGCGCTGACGGTGACTGCGGTGCAGGCGGGCGTCGTTGCATCGGGGAGCGCGGCGCTGGCGCTCGTGTTCGCGCCGTCGCAATGGCAGCCGCTGCCCGCGCTCGCCGGTCACGGCATGTTCTGGGGATCGATGCTGTATCTCGTGTTCGCGTGCACGCTGTTCGCGTTTTTCGCGCAGAACTATGCGATCGGCCGCAGCAGCCCCACGCGCGTTTCGTTGCTGATGGGCAGCGAGCCTGCGTTCGGCGCGCTTTTCGCGAGCGTCTGGCTCGGCGAGCATGTGTCGACGGCGGGCTGGATCGGCGGCGGGATGATCGTCGCGGCGTCTTTGATGGCGTCGGTGCCTTGGCGCAGCGTGTTTGCGTCGCGTTCGGGGGGTGCTGCGGGTGAAGGGGTTTTGTGA
- a CDS encoding DUF938 domain-containing protein — MTQVPSSHDSSPPVDVAVRRRAPAAERNRDAILSVLTRVLPPVGVVLEIASGTGQHAVHCAAALPQIVWQPSDPDAASRDSIAAWRAHAGLANLGAPLALDVRSDDWGIGDVAAIVCINMIHIAPWEAAEALFRGAGAHLGAGGVLYLYGPYRRNGAHTAPSNEAFDAQLRANDPRWGVRGMETVEELGAQAGLMLKEVVPMPANNFSLVFEKRG, encoded by the coding sequence ATGACGCAAGTTCCATCCAGTCACGACTCGTCCCCGCCCGTCGATGTCGCTGTGCGCCGCCGCGCGCCTGCTGCCGAACGCAATCGCGATGCGATTTTATCGGTCCTGACGCGCGTGCTGCCTCCGGTCGGTGTCGTGCTGGAGATAGCGAGCGGCACCGGGCAGCATGCGGTTCATTGCGCGGCAGCGTTGCCGCAAATCGTCTGGCAGCCGAGCGATCCGGATGCCGCCTCGCGCGATTCGATCGCCGCGTGGCGCGCTCATGCCGGGCTCGCCAACCTCGGCGCGCCGCTCGCGCTCGACGTGCGTAGCGACGACTGGGGCATCGGCGACGTGGCGGCCATCGTGTGCATCAACATGATTCACATTGCGCCTTGGGAAGCCGCCGAAGCGTTGTTTCGCGGCGCGGGTGCGCATCTGGGCGCGGGGGGCGTACTGTACCTGTACGGGCCGTATCGGCGCAACGGCGCACACACGGCGCCGAGCAACGAGGCCTTCGATGCGCAGCTGCGCGCGAACGATCCCCGCTGGGGCGTGCGCGGTATGGAGACGGTCGAGGAATTGGGCGCACAGGCCGGTCTGATGCTGAAGGAAGTCGTTCCGATGCCGGCCAATAACTTTAGTCTGGTTTTTGAGAAGCGGGGGTAG
- a CDS encoding ankyrin repeat domain-containing protein, with translation MPHDPNQDPKKPSSDGPDDDMIAFASEVFDVARRGDAAMLDALLSKGLPPNLRNDKGDSLVMLASYHGHANAVRVLLEHKADPDLRNDNGQTPIAGAAFKGFRDVIDTLLDHGANVEGASPDGRTALMIAAMFNRVEIVELLIERGANPDARDAGGFTARDAAEKMGAPDTAARLAQAGNAHRPSGA, from the coding sequence ATGCCGCATGATCCGAACCAGGACCCGAAGAAGCCATCGAGCGACGGCCCCGACGACGACATGATCGCGTTCGCCAGCGAAGTGTTCGATGTCGCGCGCCGTGGCGATGCCGCCATGCTCGACGCACTCCTCTCGAAAGGCCTGCCGCCCAACCTGCGCAACGACAAGGGCGACAGTCTCGTGATGCTCGCGAGCTATCACGGCCACGCGAACGCGGTGCGCGTGCTGCTCGAACACAAGGCCGATCCGGACCTGCGCAACGACAACGGCCAGACGCCGATCGCGGGCGCGGCGTTCAAGGGTTTCAGGGACGTCATCGACACGCTGCTCGACCATGGCGCGAACGTCGAAGGCGCATCGCCGGACGGACGCACGGCGCTGATGATCGCGGCGATGTTCAATCGCGTGGAGATTGTCGAATTGCTGATCGAGCGCGGCGCGAATCCCGATGCACGCGACGCCGGCGGCTTCACCGCGCGCGACGCCGCCGAGAAGATGGGCGCACCCGACACGGCCGCTCGCCTCGCTCAGGCGGGCAATGCGCACAGGCCGTCCGGCGCGTGA
- a CDS encoding MFS transporter, with protein sequence MVIARSLRALDWLNFFVANVQTGFGPFIASYLAANKWTQGEIGLMLSVGTISAMASQLPAGALVDAMRNKKFAALSAIVAIIVSALLLAASPTFVPVFAAEVLHGFASCMLVPAMAAISLALVSRADLGDRLGRNARWASIGSALTAALMGAFGEYLSLRSVFFLTAALALPAVVALRMIHYDAPPVVPRTPPGKPKLTPEGEERESLRDLLKDRRLLIFAACVVLFHLSNAAMLNLAAGEVTAHMGDNVQLVIAACIIVPQFIVAALSPWVGRQAQNWGRRPVLIIGFCALPIRAILFAGVSSPYLLVPVQMLDGISAAVFGVMLPLIAADVAGGRGHYNLTIGFFGLAAGVGATLSTAAAGFAADRFGTAMSFFGLAAAGALAVALVWLAMPETRGTQAVNEDEKPPVKA encoded by the coding sequence ATGGTAATTGCACGCAGTCTGCGCGCGCTCGACTGGCTGAACTTCTTTGTCGCCAACGTGCAGACCGGCTTCGGCCCTTTCATCGCTTCGTACCTCGCGGCCAACAAGTGGACGCAGGGCGAGATCGGCCTGATGCTTTCCGTCGGCACGATCAGCGCGATGGCGAGCCAGTTGCCGGCAGGCGCGCTCGTCGATGCGATGCGCAACAAGAAGTTCGCCGCGCTCTCCGCGATCGTCGCGATCATCGTGAGCGCGCTGTTGCTCGCCGCGAGCCCGACCTTCGTCCCCGTATTCGCCGCCGAAGTGCTGCACGGCTTCGCGAGCTGCATGCTCGTCCCGGCGATGGCGGCGATCTCGCTCGCCCTCGTCTCGCGCGCGGATCTCGGCGACCGGCTCGGCCGCAATGCGCGCTGGGCATCGATCGGCAGCGCGCTGACCGCGGCGCTGATGGGCGCGTTCGGCGAGTATCTGTCGCTGCGCTCGGTGTTCTTCCTGACCGCCGCGCTCGCGCTCCCGGCCGTCGTCGCGCTGCGCATGATTCATTACGATGCGCCGCCCGTCGTGCCGCGCACGCCCCCGGGCAAGCCCAAGCTCACGCCCGAAGGCGAGGAGCGCGAGTCGCTGCGCGACCTGCTGAAAGACCGGCGGCTGCTGATCTTCGCGGCGTGCGTGGTGCTGTTTCACCTGTCGAACGCGGCGATGCTCAATCTCGCCGCCGGCGAAGTCACCGCGCATATGGGCGACAACGTTCAACTCGTGATCGCGGCGTGCATCATCGTGCCGCAGTTCATCGTCGCGGCGTTGTCGCCGTGGGTCGGGCGGCAGGCGCAGAACTGGGGACGCAGGCCCGTGCTGATCATCGGCTTCTGCGCACTGCCGATCCGCGCGATTCTGTTCGCGGGCGTGAGCAGCCCGTATCTGCTCGTGCCGGTGCAGATGCTCGACGGCATCAGCGCGGCAGTGTTCGGCGTGATGCTGCCGCTCATCGCGGCGGACGTCGCGGGCGGACGCGGGCATTACAACCTCACGATCGGCTTCTTCGGGCTCGCGGCGGGTGTCGGCGCGACGCTTTCAACCGCCGCCGCGGGCTTTGCCGCGGATCGCTTCGGCACCGCGATGAGCTTCTTCGGACTCGCCGCCGCAGGCGCGCTCGCGGTGGCATTGGTATGGCTCGCGATGCCGGAAACGCGCGGAACACAGGCGGTGAATGAAGACGAGAAGCCGCCGGTCAAAGCGTAG
- a CDS encoding FAD-containing oxidoreductase, translating into MSQHFDAVVIGTGQGGSPLAVRLAQSGKRTAVIERHLFGGTCVNVGCTPTKTYVASARAAHVARTAAQYGVMIGGDIAIDMARVKARKDEVIGGSREGIEKWLRGTKNLTVFKGHGRFSGPHALRIEAVDGSTQDIEADLAFINTGTRALVPKVEGLERVPYLTNSTILELTEVPAHLVIVGASYIALEFGQMFRRFGSRVTLLVRGERILTREDEDFARSVQDVFVQEGIEFRFDAQIERVEPSSGGVRIVLNDGSIDASHLLFATGRTPNTDDLGLEHAGIAVNRHGMIDVDGQLRTRVDGVYALGDVNGRGAFTHTSWNDYEIIASNVLDGESRSVDTRIMAYAVFVDPPFARVGMSEEDVRKDGRAALIATMPMTRVGRARERGETAGFMKALVDARTKRFLGAAIHGIEGDEVIHTFIEIMNADAPYTTLQRAMHIHPTVSELIPTLLEGLKPLA; encoded by the coding sequence ATGTCACAGCATTTCGATGCGGTCGTCATCGGCACGGGGCAGGGCGGCTCGCCGCTTGCCGTGCGGCTCGCGCAAAGCGGCAAGCGCACGGCCGTGATCGAGCGGCATCTGTTCGGCGGCACCTGCGTGAATGTCGGCTGCACGCCGACCAAGACCTATGTCGCGAGCGCGCGCGCGGCGCACGTCGCGCGCACGGCGGCGCAATACGGCGTGATGATCGGCGGCGATATCGCTATCGACATGGCGCGCGTGAAGGCGCGCAAGGACGAAGTGATCGGCGGCTCGCGCGAGGGCATCGAGAAATGGCTGCGCGGCACGAAGAATCTCACCGTGTTCAAGGGACATGGACGCTTCAGCGGTCCGCATGCGTTGCGTATCGAGGCCGTCGATGGCTCGACGCAGGATATCGAAGCCGATCTCGCCTTCATCAACACCGGCACGCGCGCTTTAGTGCCGAAGGTGGAAGGGCTCGAGCGCGTGCCGTATCTCACCAACTCGACGATCCTCGAACTCACCGAAGTGCCCGCGCATCTCGTGATCGTCGGGGCGAGTTATATCGCGCTCGAATTCGGGCAGATGTTCCGGCGCTTCGGCAGCCGCGTGACCTTGCTCGTGCGCGGCGAGCGCATCCTCACGCGCGAGGACGAAGACTTCGCGCGCTCGGTGCAGGACGTGTTCGTGCAGGAAGGCATCGAGTTTCGCTTCGACGCGCAGATCGAACGCGTGGAGCCGTCGTCGGGCGGCGTGCGCATCGTCTTGAACGACGGCTCGATCGATGCCTCGCATCTGCTCTTCGCGACGGGCCGCACACCGAACACCGATGACCTCGGCCTCGAACACGCGGGCATCGCGGTGAACAGGCACGGCATGATCGATGTAGATGGCCAGTTGCGCACCCGGGTGGACGGCGTCTATGCGCTGGGCGATGTCAACGGGCGCGGTGCATTCACGCATACGTCGTGGAATGACTACGAGATCATCGCGTCGAATGTGCTCGACGGCGAATCGCGCAGTGTCGATACGCGCATCATGGCCTATGCGGTGTTCGTCGATCCGCCGTTCGCGCGTGTGGGCATGAGCGAGGAGGACGTGCGCAAGGATGGCCGCGCAGCACTCATCGCGACGATGCCGATGACACGCGTGGGCCGTGCCCGCGAGCGCGGGGAGACGGCCGGCTTCATGAAGGCGCTCGTCGATGCGCGCACGAAGCGCTTTCTGGGCGCGGCGATTCATGGCATCGAAGGAGATGAGGTGATTCATACCTTCATCGAGATCATGAACGCCGACGCGCCCTATACGACGCTGCAGCGGGCCATGCACATTCATCCCACGGTGAGCGAGCTGATTCCGACATTGCTCGAAGGGCTGAAACCGCTCGCGTGA